In the Micropterus dolomieu isolate WLL.071019.BEF.003 ecotype Adirondacks unplaced genomic scaffold, ASM2129224v1 contig_13175, whole genome shotgun sequence genome, one interval contains:
- the LOC123966327 gene encoding GON-4-like protein codes for LIVLGLKHFEGTVQSDQLISTYLLCKTRWNFRKHIREMSATRAPHNNVIKMFVTQGIVPPLPLACSRVQPGDQRPPVDRDTSTMPNWLKNSQLIIQKTQQGTTCYPPSLPPGCNLRLHPYFVNKSRPPRPPHRRFFTLAHNASLLPLAKAPASSNFEEQQAFERSRRFLRQLEISFGDNPSHYQKIIKALQTGPDLSPTSIDELKAQMATLLKGHTHLQAEFWVFFDELRPPPARPGQFEEAHWPEEGGGGTDGGEVVGQASGGDHLTHLSYLTYLSPDTLVIPSPDT; via the exons GTTGATCGTTCTGGGTTTGAAGCACTTTGAGGGGACGGTCCAGTCGGATCAGCTGATCAGCACCTACCTGCTCTGTAAGACTCGATGGAACTTCAGGAAACACATCAGAGAAATGAGCGCCACGAGAGCGCCACACAACAACGTCATCAAG ATGTTCGTGACGCAGGGAATCGTCCCCCCGCTGCCGCTCGCCTGCAGCAGGGTTCAGCCAGGAGACCAGCGCCCCCCAGTGGACAGAGACACCTCCACAATGCCAAACTGGCTCAAG AACAGTCAGCTGATCATCCAGAAGACCCAGCAGGGCACCACCTGTTACccaccctccctccccccaGGATGCAACCTTAGGCTTCACCCCTACTTTGTCAACAAGTCCCGTCCCCCTCGTCCCCCACACAGACGCTTCTTCACCTTGGCCCACAATGCATCTCTGCTGCCGCTCGCCAAAGCCCCGGCAAGCAGCAAT TTCGAGGAGCAGCAGGCGTTTGAACGCAGCCGGCGCTTCCTGCGACAATTGGAGATCAGCTTTGGAGATAATCCGTCACATTATCAGAAGATCATCAAAGCTCTGCAGACAGGTCCAGATCTGAGTCCAACCAGCATCGACGAG CTGAAAGCTCAGATGGCCACGCTGCTAAAAGGCCACACCCATCTACAAGCTGAATTCTGGGTATTTTTTGACGAGCTCCGCCCACCTCCGGCCCGCCCGGGACAGTTTGAAGAAGCTCATTggccagaggagggagggggcgGGACAGACGGTGGAGAGGTTGTTGGCCAGGCATCAGGAGGCGATCACCTGACACACCTGTCATACCTGACATACCTATCACCTGACACACTTGTCATACCTTCACCTGACACCTGA